GGTCGTCGTGCACGGTGGCTGGCATCGCGCCGAGGTGGCCCTGGCTCGCGAACATCTCGCCGAACGCATTCGCGACGTGGATGACCTCGATGTCGGCGGCGTCCACTCGTGATCGCTGCAGCGTGTGCTCGACGATCTCGGAGGTCAGTCCGGCGAAGTCGACGCCTTCGCGACTGAGGTTTCTGGCGAAGTCGCTCTGGTACCCGCCGAGTACCCACACACCCGTCATGCGGTGCGACGGTACTACAACTAACAGAGTGACTCTAGGGGTGTGCCGGATCCCCCGGGGGTTCGGCCCCGCCGGCACTCGGTCTGAACCGGCGGAACCTGGTGGGTGCCCAGGTCGACCTGGACACCCACGTTCTGTCGGCATGCCCACTCGTATGAATGGCAAACGTCGATACCTGGGTTCGCGGTTTGTGTAAGAGTTCTGTGCTGTGGGGAGCGACTCGAGCGATGAACTGGCCGGCCGGATGGCGACGCTGGCCCGTGACCTGGCGGTGCCTCTCGGCGTCGACGAGGTGCTGTTGAACGTCACTAACACCGTGCTCGAGATGATCCCGGGTGCCGAGATCGCGGGCTGCCTGCTGTTCACCAAGGCCGGCAAGTACGAGACGCAGGCCGCCACGTCGGATCTGATGTACGAGTTGGACGCCCTGCAGGTGTCCTACGACGAGGGGCCCTGCGTCGAGGCCGCCGTCGATGAACTCATCGTCCGCACCGACGATTTCGCCGACGAGCAGCGTTGGCCCCGGTACTCCGCCGAGATGGTCAAGCGCGGTCTGCGCAGCGGTCTGTCGTTCAAGCTCTACACCAGCCAGCGCAACGCTGGTGCGCTGAACATCTTCAGTTCGCGACCGCATGCCTTCACCAGCGAGGACGAAGCGGTCGGCCAGGTGTTCGCGGCCCATGCCGCGGCCGCGATCATCGCCAGCAGGCAGGGCGAACAGCTTCAGTCGGCACTGAGCAGCCGAGATGTCATCGGTCAGGCCAAGGGCATCATCATGGAGCGGTTCAACGTCGACTCGGTGCGGGCGTTCGAGATGCTGCGGCAGTTGTCGCAGTCGGCCAACGTCAAGCTTGTCGAGATCGCGCAGCAGGTCATCGACACCAGGGCGAGCTGAGCCGTCACCGCTGACGCGTCTCCGGCACCGCCGTCACCGCCGACGCGTCTCCGGCACCGCCGAGATTGCCTTCAGGGCTGTGCTCCGTGGCGTTCCACGACCCTCACGGCAATCTCGCGGGCAATCTCGCGCGCAGATCTCAGAGCGCGTCGGTGATCTCGTTCTTCAACGCCTCGGCCTGCGTGCCGAACACGGCCTGCACGTTGTTGCCCACCTCGATGACGCCCGCAGCGCCCAGCGCCTTCAACCGGTCCTGATCCACCTTGGTGGGGTCGGCCACCTCCATCCGCAGGCGCGTGATGCAGGCGTCGACGTTGACCAGGTTCTCCCGCCCGCCAAAGGCCGCGATCACCTGCTCGGCCCTGCTGTCGGCGACCACCGCGGTCGCGGACTCGCCGCCGTCGCCGAGATTGGCCCGCTGCTGCGCCTCGAACTCGGCGTCGGGTTCACGGCCGGGGGTGCGCAGATTCCACCGCGTGATCGCG
The DNA window shown above is from Mycolicibacterium confluentis and carries:
- a CDS encoding GAF and ANTAR domain-containing protein, giving the protein MGSDSSDELAGRMATLARDLAVPLGVDEVLLNVTNTVLEMIPGAEIAGCLLFTKAGKYETQAATSDLMYELDALQVSYDEGPCVEAAVDELIVRTDDFADEQRWPRYSAEMVKRGLRSGLSFKLYTSQRNAGALNIFSSRPHAFTSEDEAVGQVFAAHAAAAIIASRQGEQLQSALSSRDVIGQAKGIIMERFNVDSVRAFEMLRQLSQSANVKLVEIAQQVIDTRAS